The Providencia sp. PROV188 genome includes a region encoding these proteins:
- a CDS encoding winged helix-turn-helix domain-containing protein, whose product MVYLINNDIEFIYERNVLYSRKLNLEQSLLSPSSRILKYLIENNGCVITQSTLFQIGWEDKLEYVTNNAFYQNISLLRKAFEILNQKNKLIINFPKKGYSLDKNVIIEIITAPSDSISIIETAETIETAEIAETAEKNIKGTKKIRLDFLILITILIISPFYFYKSAGSNNDLYSYDYCGKNEGVNFFCEKNSIINDNQFRNIIDKIKKSKSKYNYIYFRKNIHNEVGYSFLNCKSEFMIINLTPNNCISYYAIEK is encoded by the coding sequence ATGGTATACCTTATCAATAATGACATTGAATTCATTTATGAAAGAAATGTTCTATATTCTAGGAAATTAAACCTAGAACAATCTTTACTATCTCCATCTTCAAGAATATTAAAATATCTCATTGAAAATAATGGGTGCGTAATTACTCAAAGCACTCTTTTTCAGATCGGCTGGGAAGATAAATTAGAATATGTAACAAACAATGCTTTCTATCAGAATATTTCACTACTTAGGAAAGCATTTGAAATCTTGAATCAAAAAAATAAGTTAATTATAAATTTCCCCAAAAAAGGCTATTCATTAGATAAAAATGTTATTATTGAAATAATCACAGCCCCTTCCGATTCCATTAGTATTATCGAAACAGCTGAAACAATCGAAACTGCTGAGATTGCTGAGACTGCTGAGAAAAATATTAAAGGAACAAAGAAAATTAGACTTGATTTTTTAATATTAATAACAATTCTAATTATATCCCCTTTTTATTTTTACAAAAGCGCTGGAAGTAATAATGATTTGTATAGTTATGATTATTGCGGAAAAAATGAAGGAGTTAACTTTTTTTGTGAAAAAAACAGTATAATTAATGATAATCAATTTAGGAATATTATTGATAAAATAAAAAAATCAAAGTCAAAATACAATTACATCTACTTTAGAAAAAACATTCACAATGAAGTAGGATACTCATTTTTAAACTGTAAATCTGAGTTTATGATAATTAATTTAACCCCAAACAATTGTATTTCATATTATGCTATCGAAAAATAA
- a CDS encoding host specificity protein J produces METIYGAKGGGGGGHSPVEAKDNLLSESTAKILLAISEGEIAGGLDDTRIFLDETPIGNADGTKNFEGVTWEFRPGSEQQEYIKGIPSVDNDIAVGVELRDDQPYIRMINNTQLSAIRLRFSVPQLMRQHDNGDTTGYRIVYTIDLSTDGAGYQELVKSAFDGKTTSEYQRTHRIDLPSATTGWQLRVRRLTKNQNTARIADKVSIAAVTEVIDAKLRYPNTALLFVTFNARQFNNRIPKISVRPKGGLLVKVPTNYDPVNRTYAGVWDGTFKLAATNNPAWVFYDLVLNNRYGSGDRIKAHQIEKWDLYKIAQYCDEWVPDGRGGEGKEPRFLCDVYIQSQEAAYTVLRDIAAIFRGMTFWADNKVNAVADMPASIFRTFTNANIVGGKPSYSGGSIQNRYTQALVSFTDTDNHSKDDIEAVADLKLQHRYGVRKVELSAIGCTRRSEANRRGRWALLTNANDRMITFATGLEGAIPSPGHIIAVADSNLAGRDNGGRISSAKGRSITLDRETSIKAGDRLIINLPDGKSEGRTVTSVNKKVVTVSVEYSQIPQKETVWVVDSDDLAVQLYRVINISDNGDNTYTISGAIHNPDHYDHIDSGARIDERPVTVIPPRVQPAPKKVEITSYSRVDQGMALTTLSVSWDVAENAIAYEAQWRRDNGNWVNAPRTSSLGFDIEGVYSGRYQVRVRAVNASEISSAWTNAPETSLTGKVGNPPNPVNFKASPRVFGIKLDWGFDENTSDTLKTEIQYSKTPNGEDLMLLSDVPYPSRNYEMAGLAAGVVFYFRARLVDKSGNESEWTQWVRGESEFDVNTILPDLNEHFMSTDAGKQLSQEFDWLNESVLVNSAAIKEVKREVTVNYEQSQSQHKTLERAFADERKSWAEKYAQVTASINGVNAGVVRLDKAVTNLDRSFSESQKQVQAKLDNQGALINSKMQAEFKQNVGYAMHNTNITIMVDGKKYSAASMVISAEVKAGKIESFIGFNANNFAFFNPTRGKMEPLMFMKNGQIYMRESFIADASISNAKIGNVIQSNNFVSGKSGWQINKNGNAEFNAVTFRGRIDGADGHFRGTVDAKKVLGDVYFATNKKILGTPLNKTFPKGALETGWVKAIEISSDNFERVFDAGLSCTFETSRASPGVNYSTYAFLVGVDDGKGGIKTLSSSQAKEDINKGLKMTLTVNDIPIPALGRGKSIFVYMRAHTVTVSSNTNRYVKFTFSNTKRAEIYKEGSTLIKPISQ; encoded by the coding sequence ATGGAAACGATATACGGCGCTAAAGGTGGCGGCGGGGGCGGTCATTCGCCCGTAGAAGCCAAAGATAATTTGCTTTCAGAATCGACTGCAAAAATTCTGTTAGCCATTTCTGAGGGGGAAATTGCGGGGGGCTTGGATGATACGCGTATTTTTTTAGATGAGACGCCAATTGGTAATGCGGATGGAACGAAAAACTTCGAAGGGGTAACATGGGAGTTTCGCCCCGGTAGCGAGCAACAAGAGTATATCAAAGGGATACCGTCGGTTGATAATGACATCGCCGTGGGGGTAGAGCTGCGAGACGATCAGCCGTATATCCGAATGATTAATAATACGCAGTTATCCGCTATTCGCCTTCGCTTTTCAGTGCCTCAGTTAATGCGTCAACACGATAATGGTGATACAACGGGATATCGCATTGTCTATACGATTGATTTATCTACAGATGGTGCTGGGTATCAAGAACTCGTTAAGTCTGCATTTGATGGTAAAACGACCAGTGAATATCAGCGCACCCATCGTATCGATTTACCCTCAGCCACGACAGGTTGGCAATTGCGCGTTCGGCGACTCACCAAAAATCAGAATACCGCTCGTATTGCCGATAAAGTCTCGATTGCTGCGGTCACCGAGGTGATTGACGCCAAGTTACGTTACCCCAATACGGCGCTTCTCTTTGTGACATTTAATGCCCGTCAATTTAACAACCGTATCCCTAAAATTAGTGTTCGCCCGAAAGGGGGATTGTTAGTTAAAGTGCCGACAAATTATGATCCTGTGAATCGAACGTACGCGGGTGTTTGGGATGGAACGTTTAAGCTGGCGGCAACCAATAACCCCGCCTGGGTGTTTTATGATTTAGTCCTGAACAATCGTTATGGCAGTGGTGACAGAATCAAAGCCCATCAGATTGAAAAGTGGGATTTGTACAAAATCGCACAGTATTGTGATGAATGGGTGCCTGATGGACGAGGAGGAGAGGGAAAAGAGCCTCGTTTTTTATGTGATGTGTATATTCAATCACAAGAGGCAGCGTATACCGTATTACGGGATATTGCGGCTATTTTTCGAGGAATGACCTTCTGGGCGGACAATAAAGTCAATGCGGTTGCCGATATGCCAGCCAGTATTTTTCGTACATTTACCAATGCCAATATCGTTGGGGGAAAACCGTCTTACTCGGGGGGCAGTATCCAAAATCGCTACACCCAAGCCTTGGTTTCATTTACGGATACGGATAACCACAGCAAAGATGATATCGAGGCGGTCGCAGATTTAAAACTTCAGCATCGTTATGGCGTGCGTAAAGTAGAACTCTCTGCAATTGGGTGTACCCGTCGAAGTGAAGCGAATCGACGTGGTCGCTGGGCATTACTGACTAACGCAAATGACCGCATGATCACATTTGCCACGGGGTTAGAAGGGGCAATTCCCTCACCGGGTCATATTATCGCGGTAGCTGATTCAAATTTAGCTGGGCGTGATAACGGTGGGCGTATCTCTTCCGCGAAAGGAAGGAGTATTACTCTTGATAGAGAGACATCAATTAAAGCGGGTGATCGCCTGATCATCAACTTACCAGACGGAAAATCAGAAGGGAGAACCGTTACTTCAGTAAATAAAAAAGTGGTTACAGTTTCTGTTGAATATTCCCAAATACCACAGAAAGAGACCGTGTGGGTGGTGGATTCTGATGACTTAGCGGTCCAGCTATATCGAGTGATTAATATCAGCGATAACGGCGATAACACTTACACCATTAGCGGTGCTATCCATAATCCTGACCATTATGACCATATCGATTCAGGTGCTCGCATTGACGAACGTCCCGTAACGGTTATTCCGCCTCGCGTTCAGCCTGCACCGAAAAAGGTCGAAATTACGTCTTACTCAAGAGTTGACCAAGGCATGGCGTTGACTACGCTCAGTGTCAGTTGGGACGTGGCTGAAAATGCTATTGCTTATGAAGCGCAATGGCGTCGTGATAACGGGAACTGGGTCAATGCACCAAGGACATCATCACTGGGGTTTGATATTGAGGGCGTTTATTCTGGTCGATATCAAGTGCGAGTTCGAGCGGTTAATGCGTCTGAAATTTCTAGTGCTTGGACAAATGCTCCCGAAACTAGCCTGACAGGAAAAGTGGGTAATCCACCGAATCCTGTCAATTTTAAAGCCTCGCCAAGGGTGTTTGGCATTAAGTTGGATTGGGGGTTTGATGAAAATACCAGTGACACATTGAAAACGGAAATTCAGTACAGTAAGACCCCTAATGGTGAAGATTTGATGCTGTTATCTGATGTCCCTTATCCGTCAAGAAACTATGAGATGGCAGGTTTAGCCGCTGGCGTCGTATTTTACTTCAGGGCAAGACTTGTTGATAAATCGGGTAATGAATCCGAGTGGACTCAATGGGTACGAGGAGAGTCAGAGTTTGATGTGAATACCATCTTGCCGGATTTGAACGAGCATTTTATGTCGACAGACGCTGGGAAACAGCTCTCTCAAGAATTTGATTGGTTAAATGAGTCGGTATTAGTCAATAGTGCAGCAATTAAAGAAGTTAAGAGAGAGGTTACGGTAAACTATGAGCAGTCACAATCTCAACATAAAACGTTAGAGCGTGCGTTTGCGGATGAACGAAAATCGTGGGCAGAAAAATATGCACAAGTGACCGCATCAATTAATGGGGTAAACGCAGGCGTTGTTCGGCTTGATAAAGCGGTGACGAATTTAGACAGGTCTTTCAGTGAATCACAGAAGCAAGTTCAGGCGAAATTGGATAATCAAGGTGCGCTGATTAACTCCAAGATGCAGGCGGAATTTAAACAAAATGTCGGGTACGCGATGCACAATACAAACATCACAATCATGGTGGATGGGAAAAAATATAGTGCCGCGAGTATGGTTATTAGTGCTGAAGTGAAGGCGGGGAAAATTGAATCGTTCATTGGGTTTAATGCAAATAATTTTGCTTTTTTTAATCCAACACGAGGAAAGATGGAACCCTTGATGTTCATGAAAAATGGGCAGATTTACATGCGCGAGTCATTCATCGCGGATGCATCGATTAGTAACGCTAAGATAGGAAATGTTATTCAGTCGAATAACTTCGTTTCGGGTAAATCAGGATGGCAAATTAATAAAAATGGTAATGCTGAATTTAATGCGGTGACATTCCGAGGACGAATTGATGGGGCTGATGGTCACTTCAGAGGAACTGTGGATGCGAAAAAAGTTTTGGGAGATGTGTATTTTGCAACAAATAAAAAGATATTAGGAACGCCATTGAACAAAACCTTTCCGAAAGGAGCACTTGAAACAGGTTGGGTTAAAGCAATTGAAATCAGTTCTGATAACTTTGAGCGTGTATTTGATGCCGGTTTGTCTTGTACTTTTGAAACATCTAGAGCATCTCCCGGGGTTAATTATTCAACATATGCATTTTTAGTGGGGGTTGATGATGGTAAAGGTGGAATAAAGACACTTTCAAGCAGTCAGGCTAAAGAAGATATCAATAAAGGATTGAAGATGACATTAACTGTGAATGATATCCCTATTCCAGCATTAGGGCGTGGGAAAAGTATCTTTGTATATATGCGTGCGCATACGGTTACTGTATCAAGTAATACGAATAGATATGTAAAATTTACTTTCTCGAATACAAAAAGAGCTGAAATATATAAAGAAGGCTCAACACTAATTAAGCCTATAAGTCAGTAG
- a CDS encoding tail assembly protein has protein sequence MSLKTIRLYGVLGTQFGREHRLAIDSPREAIKALSVLYDGFEQFLANAHLRGLEFAVFKGQRNITEDELHLDTSEEIRIAPVIKGSKRGGFFQTILGVALIGAAAFLSGGLSVAFTAAGTWGGALALSGAAMAIGGLVQMLSPQPQGLSMRQDADNKPSYAFGGAVNTTAQGNPVPLLYGLDRREVGGAIISAGIYTEDQK, from the coding sequence ATGAGTTTAAAAACAATACGGCTCTATGGTGTTTTGGGTACCCAATTTGGTCGAGAACATCGGCTTGCTATCGATTCTCCGCGTGAAGCGATTAAAGCGTTATCGGTACTCTATGATGGATTCGAGCAATTCCTTGCCAATGCGCATCTGAGAGGGCTGGAATTTGCTGTTTTCAAAGGTCAGCGCAATATTACTGAAGATGAATTGCATCTTGATACCAGTGAAGAAATTCGCATTGCTCCGGTAATTAAAGGGAGTAAGCGGGGTGGTTTCTTCCAAACTATTTTAGGGGTTGCACTAATTGGTGCTGCCGCATTTTTATCGGGAGGTCTCTCTGTCGCATTTACCGCTGCAGGGACATGGGGAGGGGCATTGGCGTTGAGTGGTGCTGCTATGGCAATCGGTGGTTTGGTGCAAATGCTCTCACCTCAGCCTCAAGGCTTATCCATGCGACAAGATGCGGATAATAAGCCATCCTATGCATTTGGTGGTGCTGTAAATACCACGGCGCAGGGCAATCCTGTGCCGCTGTTATATGGACTAGACCGCCGTGAAGTCGGAGGTGCGATTATCTCCGCGGGTATCTATACCGAAGACCAAAAATAA
- a CDS encoding C40 family peptidase — MITKKLTEVIFQYVKAEYPKEACGVICQKSRVKKYFPCRNLSDNPTDHFELSPEDYAAAEDWGNPIAIVHSHCGDGVTSQPSEIDKLQCDASGLPWVIASYPEGDIRIIQPRIERELEGRPFVLGHADCWSLIMDYYRQMHGIELHNYSVERHWWEEGENLYMDNWQQEGFVEFSGYIKDGDMVIMQVQANVPNHAGVIVNGMLLHHLYGQLSRIVPYSDYWRDRTVKIVRRKELA; from the coding sequence ATGATCACGAAGAAATTAACAGAGGTAATATTTCAGTATGTCAAAGCGGAATACCCTAAAGAAGCGTGTGGCGTGATTTGCCAAAAAAGTCGAGTCAAAAAATATTTTCCCTGCCGAAATCTTTCCGATAATCCAACTGATCATTTCGAACTTTCACCAGAAGACTATGCCGCAGCCGAAGATTGGGGCAATCCAATAGCGATTGTTCATAGCCATTGCGGGGATGGAGTGACGTCTCAACCGAGCGAAATAGACAAATTGCAATGTGATGCTTCGGGACTACCGTGGGTGATAGCTTCCTATCCGGAAGGTGATATCCGCATAATCCAGCCTAGAATTGAGCGTGAGTTAGAAGGTCGTCCGTTTGTGCTTGGTCACGCAGATTGTTGGTCGCTCATTATGGATTATTACCGACAGATGCACGGGATTGAGCTGCATAATTACAGCGTTGAGAGACACTGGTGGGAAGAGGGTGAAAACTTGTATATGGATAACTGGCAGCAAGAAGGGTTTGTTGAGTTTTCTGGTTACATAAAAGACGGTGATATGGTCATTATGCAAGTGCAAGCAAATGTCCCTAATCATGCCGGTGTGATAGTGAATGGCATGCTTCTACATCATCTTTACGGGCAGCTAAGTCGCATTGTTCCTTACAGCGACTATTGGCGCGATAGAACGGTCAAGATAGTACGACGTAAGGAGCTGGCATGA
- a CDS encoding phage minor tail protein L, whose protein sequence is MNIISDIQKLEPGSRVQLIEVDGSEFDGPTLRFHAYNLPHTPEEIDVAEGGIKPKSIWWQGNEYGAWAYEIEGIAKNSDGSPARPLLRVANVDGLISSLCLQFDDMALAKVTIYETFAHYLDAKNFPEGNPTANPEEFFKQVYFIDRKMSEVAGEAVEFELSSPFDLQGVMIPGRQIHNLCFWCMKGDYRSGRGCNYTDNKYFDERGEPVDDPALDKCGGLISDCKKRFGENEPLDFGGFPTAGLVR, encoded by the coding sequence ATGAATATAATATCTGACATTCAAAAATTAGAGCCGGGAAGTAGGGTTCAATTAATTGAAGTGGACGGCAGTGAGTTTGATGGACCAACTCTTCGATTCCATGCCTACAACTTGCCGCATACACCCGAAGAAATTGACGTTGCAGAGGGGGGTATCAAGCCAAAATCCATTTGGTGGCAAGGAAATGAATATGGCGCATGGGCTTATGAAATCGAGGGCATAGCTAAAAATAGTGATGGTAGTCCAGCCAGACCCTTATTAAGAGTGGCGAATGTCGATGGTTTGATATCCTCGTTGTGCTTGCAATTCGATGATATGGCACTGGCGAAAGTGACTATTTATGAAACCTTCGCGCACTATCTAGATGCTAAGAATTTTCCAGAGGGAAATCCTACCGCTAACCCTGAAGAATTTTTCAAACAGGTTTATTTCATCGACAGAAAAATGAGCGAAGTCGCGGGAGAAGCAGTTGAATTTGAGTTGTCGAGTCCGTTCGACTTGCAAGGGGTTATGATCCCCGGTCGCCAAATCCACAACCTCTGTTTCTGGTGTATGAAAGGCGATTATCGAAGCGGGCGAGGTTGCAATTATACGGACAATAAATATTTCGATGAGCGTGGTGAACCGGTTGATGATCCGGCATTAGATAAGTGCGGTGGACTCATTAGCGATTGTAAAAAACGATTTGGCGAAAATGAACCTTTGGATTTTGGAGGATTCCCTACCGCGGGGTTAGTACGATGA
- a CDS encoding phage tail protein, whose translation MIEEFKWRTQIQDSPTGEFKHRIKEVAFGDGYKQVSGDGLNTESQSWGFTYTGHKSEVMPIFSFIRSHTAKSFLWVPPLGDKGLYRVKADSITLKPIGGSSITITATFEQAFSA comes from the coding sequence ATGATTGAAGAGTTTAAGTGGCGAACTCAAATCCAAGACTCGCCAACTGGCGAATTTAAGCATCGAATAAAAGAAGTGGCATTTGGTGATGGCTATAAGCAAGTTTCAGGCGATGGTCTCAATACTGAATCTCAATCATGGGGATTTACCTATACGGGGCATAAGTCAGAGGTAATGCCTATTTTTTCCTTTATTCGTTCACATACAGCAAAATCATTTCTATGGGTGCCACCTTTGGGAGATAAAGGACTATATCGAGTGAAAGCTGATTCCATTACATTAAAGCCAATTGGCGGTAGCTCTATCACTATAACTGCAACCTTTGAACAGGCGTTTAGTGCATGA
- a CDS encoding phage tail tape measure protein, with protein sequence MADIATISLKADTSDLERGTQKLKEFGSTAEKVNGSAQDLNEQFKRGVDNQKKAAQAAEKQRKELHELLNQLNPTNKAFERLDDWQTKLVAASKKGLLPKDQFKDYTSILDQTRDKLQRMHMSLTAEGQALLAQEAATNKAKQAADEFLQSLKNQTDFIGKTKTEILELKAAQMGISQQAAPMISKLKEQEKAFLNGSITIGQYRNAMRQLPAQMTDIVTSLASGMPVWMVMIQQGGQIKDSFGGLGNSLKALASLITPARVAMFGFVGAASAVALAAYQGSKEFSEYNKQLILTGGYAGKTAAQLDALARKISGNGITQHGMAGAISKVVGSGEFSGDVVEMVSKTAAAMENAVGQSVDKTIKQFQRLQEEPVKAVTELDKSLHFLTATQLEQIMTLQEQGKEHEAAKIAMESYANAMQERSQQIENNLGFLESAWKGVKDMASDAWDAMLNIGRERTLDQKIKEYEEKLLEFQLNPAAKGLHHYKTGQTPEDLRRELDLLNEEKYQRDIENARNEAARKQEEAKKFQLLADEALRREYETAEEKHQRKLSEIKNKEHASQAIKDEAIRREKERYEKEKLRGQKKPKAYRPDYGTRADESANEALVSLQAQLKVLKEHKTIADVISSERKKLWDMEAKIAVLEEAKATRKLTNDEQSLLAKKEYVLASQRALAVVGDEVERQKQHNRELDRQLKRVEEIKAKSRALDMGIGKSDRMYQRDIALEQAKSPAEKQALEDYYSKEDSLRTNWEAGVKRGFAEFQDQASNVYGNVSQISQSVFQGMSNSVADFVLKSRASFSDFTRSFLEMTTKMLMQMAMLNAMKAAFGGTAIGGFLGFSGGGYTGDGGKYEPAGVVHKGEFVFDKESTAKLGKANLYRLMDAGKRGYASGGYVGGSQPMSVSQPRVQVYGTHPAGGINVNLNFGGISVVSGAQQQGSMQNVDIRAAEQSLNNKLKRFMAIEGREGGDLYKIIKAVSVGR encoded by the coding sequence ATGGCAGATATAGCAACCATCTCGCTTAAAGCTGATACGTCTGATTTAGAGCGTGGGACTCAAAAATTAAAGGAGTTTGGCAGCACAGCGGAAAAGGTAAATGGCTCAGCCCAAGACCTGAATGAGCAATTTAAACGCGGTGTAGATAATCAGAAAAAAGCAGCTCAAGCAGCTGAAAAACAGCGCAAAGAGCTTCATGAGTTACTTAATCAGCTGAACCCTACAAATAAAGCTTTTGAACGATTAGATGACTGGCAGACAAAGCTAGTAGCAGCAAGCAAAAAAGGGTTACTTCCCAAAGATCAATTCAAAGATTATACCAGCATATTAGACCAAACTAGAGACAAGCTGCAAAGAATGCATATGTCTCTGACTGCGGAAGGGCAAGCATTATTAGCTCAGGAAGCTGCAACGAATAAAGCAAAGCAAGCCGCAGATGAATTCTTACAATCTCTTAAAAATCAGACGGATTTTATAGGAAAAACCAAAACTGAAATTTTAGAATTGAAAGCAGCGCAAATGGGTATTTCTCAGCAGGCTGCGCCTATGATTTCCAAGCTGAAAGAGCAAGAGAAAGCATTTTTAAACGGTTCAATCACGATTGGTCAATATCGAAATGCTATGCGGCAATTACCCGCTCAAATGACGGATATTGTCACATCATTAGCATCAGGAATGCCTGTATGGATGGTGATGATACAGCAAGGTGGTCAGATAAAAGATTCCTTCGGTGGTCTAGGGAACTCATTGAAGGCGTTAGCATCACTAATTACCCCAGCAAGAGTTGCTATGTTTGGATTTGTTGGTGCCGCTTCTGCTGTCGCTCTTGCTGCATATCAAGGCTCTAAAGAGTTTAGTGAATATAACAAACAACTTATTCTTACTGGAGGGTATGCAGGAAAAACTGCGGCACAATTAGATGCTCTTGCTAGGAAAATCTCAGGAAATGGTATTACTCAGCATGGTATGGCTGGTGCTATATCAAAAGTCGTTGGCTCGGGAGAGTTTTCTGGTGATGTTGTTGAGATGGTTTCTAAAACAGCTGCGGCAATGGAAAACGCTGTTGGTCAGTCAGTTGATAAAACAATTAAGCAATTTCAGCGTTTACAAGAGGAGCCGGTTAAAGCTGTTACTGAACTAGATAAATCCCTTCACTTTTTAACAGCTACTCAGTTAGAACAAATAATGACACTGCAAGAGCAGGGGAAGGAGCATGAGGCTGCAAAGATAGCGATGGAGTCTTATGCCAATGCAATGCAGGAGCGTAGTCAGCAAATTGAAAACAACTTAGGTTTTTTAGAGTCAGCTTGGAAAGGCGTTAAGGATATGGCAAGCGATGCATGGGATGCAATGCTTAATATAGGGCGAGAAAGAACGCTAGACCAAAAGATTAAAGAATATGAAGAGAAACTTCTTGAGTTTCAGTTAAATCCTGCAGCTAAAGGACTACATCATTATAAAACAGGCCAGACACCTGAAGATTTAAGGCGAGAACTGGATTTACTAAACGAAGAGAAATATCAGAGGGATATTGAGAATGCGAGAAATGAGGCGGCAAGAAAACAGGAAGAGGCTAAAAAGTTTCAGCTTTTAGCTGATGAAGCATTAAGGCGAGAATATGAGACAGCGGAGGAGAAACACCAACGAAAATTAAGTGAAATAAAAAATAAAGAGCATGCATCTCAGGCTATCAAGGATGAAGCAATTCGTCGTGAAAAAGAACGGTATGAGAAAGAAAAACTGAGAGGGCAAAAGAAACCTAAAGCATATCGACCTGACTATGGCACTCGTGCGGATGAGTCAGCCAATGAAGCTCTCGTTTCTCTACAGGCTCAACTTAAAGTATTAAAAGAGCATAAAACTATTGCTGATGTGATTAGCTCAGAGCGTAAAAAGCTTTGGGATATGGAAGCCAAAATAGCTGTATTAGAAGAAGCAAAAGCGACACGTAAGCTTACCAATGATGAGCAATCGTTATTGGCTAAAAAAGAATATGTATTAGCTTCTCAACGCGCATTAGCAGTAGTTGGCGATGAAGTAGAGCGTCAAAAACAACATAATAGAGAGCTAGATAGGCAACTAAAACGAGTTGAAGAAATAAAAGCTAAGAGTCGAGCGCTGGATATGGGCATCGGTAAATCTGACCGTATGTACCAACGTGACATCGCACTTGAGCAAGCTAAATCACCAGCAGAGAAGCAGGCATTAGAGGATTATTACAGTAAAGAAGATTCGTTACGTACCAATTGGGAGGCGGGAGTTAAAAGGGGATTTGCAGAATTTCAAGACCAAGCCTCCAATGTTTATGGTAACGTATCTCAAATTAGCCAATCAGTATTTCAAGGTATGAGTAATAGCGTTGCAGATTTTGTTTTAAAAAGCAGAGCTAGCTTTAGTGACTTTACTCGCTCATTTTTAGAAATGACGACTAAAATGCTTATGCAAATGGCGATGCTGAATGCTATGAAAGCAGCTTTTGGTGGAACAGCCATAGGTGGCTTTCTTGGTTTTTCTGGCGGCGGATACACTGGGGATGGTGGCAAATATGAGCCTGCTGGGGTTGTTCACAAGGGTGAGTTTGTATTTGACAAAGAGAGTACGGCTAAATTAGGTAAAGCTAATCTATATCGGTTAATGGATGCAGGAAAGAGAGGTTATGCATCTGGTGGATATGTAGGTGGTTCTCAGCCAATGTCAGTGAGTCAGCCTCGAGTGCAAGTTTACGGCACTCATCCTGCTGGTGGGATTAACGTCAATCTTAATTTTGGTGGCATCAGCGTTGTAAGTGGTGCTCAACAGCAAGGTTCTATGCAGAATGTTGATATCCGAGCTGCGGAGCAATCCTTAAATAATAAGCTTAAGCGCTTCATGGCAATAGAGGGGCGTGAAGGTGGTGATTTGTACAAAATAATCAAAGCTGTTTCTGTTGGAAGATAA
- the ivy gene encoding Ivy family C-type lysozyme inhibitor produces MLRKLTLIATLFIAANAHAGNELNISKLASDANTKTAFLQVVKNNDLPSWVLTGGTESPSNTVTLNGNEYQVATACKPHNCPAERIAIMYSKEKNVMAGVFSSNNEKNNTEDLLWFNITDDLSIDGKTVLFAALTGSLDNHPNDFNYK; encoded by the coding sequence ATGCTTAGAAAATTGACACTCATCGCAACCCTTTTCATCGCAGCCAATGCTCATGCTGGCAACGAGTTAAATATTAGTAAGTTAGCTAGTGATGCAAATACTAAAACAGCATTCCTTCAAGTTGTAAAAAATAACGACCTCCCATCATGGGTCTTAACTGGTGGTACTGAATCCCCATCAAATACTGTGACTTTAAACGGTAATGAATACCAAGTAGCAACAGCGTGCAAACCTCACAATTGCCCAGCAGAGCGAATTGCGATTATGTACTCTAAAGAAAAGAATGTTATGGCTGGTGTATTCTCTTCAAATAATGAAAAGAACAATACTGAGGATTTACTCTGGTTTAATATCACCGATGATTTATCAATCGATGGGAAAACGGTTTTATTTGCAGCACTTACGGGCAGCCTCGATAATCACCCTAATGATTTCAATTATAAGTAA
- a CDS encoding Dps family protein gives MSKAKELQIRPLKTPTDLSPKATKDISGAMNAILADIFAIYLKTKNFHWHMSGPHFRDYHLLLDEQSEQLYSMTDPIAERVRKIGGVTIRSIGQISKMQRISDNNAEYVEPLDMLAELCEDNKMLASEFRKAHEVCAEHGDYSTTSLIENWIDETERRVWFLFEACREAKTSGH, from the coding sequence ATGAGTAAAGCTAAAGAACTACAAATTCGCCCACTTAAAACGCCAACAGATTTATCTCCAAAAGCAACAAAAGATATCAGTGGAGCAATGAATGCAATCTTGGCTGATATTTTTGCTATTTATTTAAAAACTAAAAACTTCCATTGGCACATGAGTGGCCCACATTTCCGCGATTATCATTTATTACTTGATGAACAAAGTGAGCAACTATACTCCATGACAGACCCTATAGCTGAAAGAGTTCGTAAAATAGGTGGTGTGACTATACGTTCTATAGGGCAAATATCAAAAATGCAAAGGATTAGCGATAACAATGCGGAATACGTAGAACCTTTAGATATGCTTGCTGAGCTTTGTGAAGATAATAAAATGTTGGCTTCAGAATTTCGAAAAGCACATGAAGTATGTGCAGAACATGGAGATTATTCCACTACAAGCCTAATAGAAAACTGGATTGATGAAACAGAACGCCGTGTCTGGTTTTTATTCGAGGCTTGTCGTGAAGCTAAAACGTCCGGTCATTAA